The following is a genomic window from Anopheles aquasalis chromosome 3, idAnoAquaMG_Q_19, whole genome shotgun sequence.
GTTCGATTTACTACCAGACGAAGTAAGCAAGTCGATCGCTTCAACGCTCTGGGCAGTTCTCATTTGCTGGTGATTCTTTTGTAGGTTCTGTGCATGATTTTCGATCTTCTGGATCTAAAGGACGTGAAAAATGCATCTCTCATCTGTCGGAGATGGCACGATGCCATCTTCTTGAGCGCATATTCAAACAGATTCAAACTGTTAATAGATTGTTCCTGGTCGACGAGATGGAACAAAGATACAGCGTATTCCCTACCAAGGATGATGAAAGTGATTGATGCAGTGGCAGATACTCAACGGTGCTATAAACACATGCATCTCACACTTAGCCGCACTGGCACAGATGATGATTTTCAGGTATTTTGGAAATATCTGCACCCGAAATTAACGGCACATCTCTGCTCGCTGGTACTAGAGCTAAGAAGCTGCTACTCGAAATCGGCTATCTCAACAATATTCGATGCGATAACGCAGATGCCGAAGCTTCAATCGTTATCAATTGACAAGTGTTCGGCACCGTCCTACAACTTTCCTATCGTGAAGAGCGCCACTGTTAAGCATCTAGAAATGGACGATACATTTATCTCTTTTGATATGCCAGAATTAGAATCGTTTGTAGGGCCACTGCCGGCACTTGCTCAACCGAATCAACCGCTGGTGTACTCTAATCTGAAACGCGTCACGTTGACGCATAGTTCAGTGGAATTGCAAGATAAATCTTTGATCGAGAGATTGGCTCGCGTGCAGATGCCGGAATTACAATCGTTTGAAGGAATGTTACAAGCACTAGCTCTATTGGATAACATCGCTGAATCTCGGATGTTTACTAAGCTGAAACGCGTCACGATAACGGCACGTCGATTGCGATTGGAAGATAAATCCATGCTTCATCGATTGGCCCATGTGGAAACGTTGATACTGGCAATTTTCTCAATAGATGATTGGGTCCTACCTGCAATTTGTGATGCATGCCCTGCTCTTAGGCAACTGTATTTCGTTTGGGATCAGTTCAATATCAAACCAACCACATTAGGACAGCTTTCTAAGTTTGTCAATCTTCGTGAACTAATTTTTAATTCCATGTACATGAATCATAGGCTGCCTCTTGACTTTGACTTTGGCTTATCGCAGCTAACTCAGCTTGAGCTACTGAATCTAGGATCAGATGTGCTGGAGGCTCGGAGCTTAATGCGTCTCTCCAAATCGATTAGATGTCTTACCGTGCAAATCGCGTATACAAATGAAGAAAGAATATTAAAGACCATAACAGACTCTTTGCCGCAGTTGCAAAAGTTGCGTCTAAATTACTCAAGCTATCCACGCGTTGCAGTAGACAAGCGCACAATGATGTCTCTTCATCATCTTAAACACTTGGAGGTACTGGTGATCGAAAATGCGAAAATCAGCGAATCGGTTTTCCTTGACACGGAAGCTCCGATGCCTGAAATGCGCGAGCTGGTGTTCGTAAATTGTGAACTGGGCCGCCATCGCTTCCGCGGATGGAAGAGAATGTTTCCCAATCTAGAGCAAATTAAGATACCGAGGAAGCTAACACCGAGCTACTTCAGTAAGGATATCAAATcaattgatttgaatatttggtCAAGAAGAAGCGCAACACCGGCAGCGGCATAGAACGCAGGCAAGCAGAGTAAAATACGAACAGctcagaagagaagagaataGCTCCACCAGGTTAAGCAGTGAAAGAACGCACGAAAATCGGATGTTAAATAAAGTCCAAAAGGATGTAATGAAAGAACAACCATGAACTTATTGAGAAAATGTATGAAACAAGCAAATGAGGATGAAGTTATGCATGAGCGTTCCCTTCCAGGCCTACTTCTAGGCAGTAATCAATCAACAAGAGATCAATCGAGAGGATaccgtatgcattaaaaaaaaagagacaaaactAGCCGATTTTTCaagggcaaaccgtcaatcgcactaCTGAAACTAAAAATACAGCACCAATAGTAGTTAtccatgagtcatcagacaaaatttgaaaactctatcagtcgaactctaatcgtgatggtgaaaaatgtgaagcaacttcgttccgaaGTTTATGCTTTTCCACAGACGGGTATCCTGATCCGTCCAAAAAGTTCATCGTGTGTCAGTTTGTGAGCGCCGGTTATGGCCAAATTTCAGGGCTAgctttaaacgtaggatctattgtaacaatttatCGCAAAAACGGAGgatgaattgattgaaaatgcacAGAAAGAGTTGAAACACATATGCGCAAATATGTTTTCgactgccatgtcgaaattactGGCTAACTGGCGGAATCC
Proteins encoded in this region:
- the LOC126574029 gene encoding uncharacterized protein LOC126574029, which encodes MHLTLSRTGTDDDFQVFWKYLHPKLTAHLCSLVLELRSCYSKSAISTIFDAITQMPKLQSLSIDKCSAPSYNFPIVKSATVKHLEMDDTFISFDMPELESFVGPLPALAQPNQPLVYSNLKRVTLTHSSVELQDKSLIERLARVQMPELQSFEGMLQALALLDNIAESRMFTKLKRVTITARRLRLEDKSMLHRLAHVETLILAIFSIDDWVLPAICDACPALRQLYFVWDQFNIKPTTLGQLSKFVNLRELIFNSMYMNHRLPLDFDFGLSQLTQLELLNLGSDVLEARSLMRLSKSIRCLTVQIAYTNEERILKTITDSLPQLQKLRLNYSSYPRVAVDKRTMMSLHHLKHLEVLVIENAKISESVFLDTEAPMPEMRELVFVNCELGRHRFRGWKRMFPNLEQIKIPRKLTPSYFSKDIKSIDLNIWSRRSATPAAA